From one Argonema galeatum A003/A1 genomic stretch:
- a CDS encoding adenylate/guanylate cyclase domain-containing protein, translated as MNESQRLTHKANILVVDDKPENLKLLTKILSEQGYKVRVSPSGKLALKSCQSNPPDLILLDINMPEMDGYEVCKHLKASEQTGDIPVIFISALDETINKVNAFTVGGVDYITKPFEPLEVLARIEHQLRLRQLQLQLIEQNKLLENHLEARRQAEVELRLLLAATQAITHRDDVHSAFHAVLQLVCTNIQWNYGEAWIPDDNNKVLECSQGWYGNDFSFLELREQSLTITFAHNIGLPGKIWTSKQPEWVENISLKKELFILHSQLADTGLHSAFGVPIVFQDKVLAILVFYKKKVAAINSRIINLVNAVSTQLGSLIQRKQTEEILRITQERYHSIVENAVEGIYQTTPSGRYLSSNQALAKIYGYDSPEELMTNLQNIEEKLYVDPNRRREFIEEMELNNAVLEFEAQVYRKDGKIIWISENARAVRDSKEKLLYYEGTVSDITARKNAQEQTEKLLLNILPPSIAKRLQANQQIIGDSFSDVSVLFADLVGFTDFASNKTSTELVKVLNQIFSEFDQLSQQHNLEKIKTIGDAYMVVGGMPTPRADHADAIAQMALDMQAAITRFNAQNGENFSLRIGINIGAVVAGVIGLTKFIYDLWGDTVNVASRMESTGIPGEIQVTAAVYDRLKEQFILEERGTIIIKGKGEMITYLIMGRKSF; from the coding sequence ATGAACGAAAGCCAAAGGCTTACCCATAAAGCTAATATTCTAGTTGTGGATGATAAGCCAGAAAACTTAAAATTATTGACCAAAATTTTATCCGAACAGGGCTATAAGGTACGAGTTTCCCCTAGTGGAAAACTGGCATTAAAATCTTGCCAATCAAATCCTCCCGACCTCATTTTGCTCGATATCAATATGCCAGAGATGGATGGCTACGAAGTTTGCAAACATCTGAAAGCATCTGAGCAAACAGGCGATATTCCAGTCATCTTTATTAGTGCTTTAGATGAAACAATTAATAAAGTCAATGCCTTTACAGTTGGCGGAGTTGACTATATCACCAAACCCTTCGAGCCTCTAGAAGTTTTAGCTCGGATCGAGCATCAACTACGCCTCCGCCAACTCCAACTGCAACTGATAGAACAAAATAAACTCCTCGAAAACCACCTAGAAGCACGCCGACAAGCAGAAGTTGAACTTCGTCTATTATTAGCAGCAACCCAAGCCATCACTCACCGGGATGACGTTCATTCAGCTTTTCATGCTGTCTTGCAGTTAGTCTGTACGAATATCCAATGGAACTATGGAGAAGCTTGGATTCCCGATGACAATAATAAAGTTTTAGAATGCAGCCAAGGTTGGTACGGTAACGATTTCAGTTTTTTAGAGTTAAGAGAGCAAAGCTTAACGATTACTTTTGCTCATAATATTGGATTGCCAGGGAAAATCTGGACTTCTAAGCAACCGGAGTGGGTAGAAAATATTTCCCTAAAAAAAGAACTATTTATTTTACATTCTCAACTTGCTGATACTGGCTTACATTCAGCCTTTGGAGTTCCGATTGTCTTTCAGGACAAAGTGTTGGCAATTTTAGTGTTTTATAAGAAAAAGGTTGCTGCTATCAATTCGCGCATCATTAATTTGGTCAACGCAGTTTCAACACAATTAGGTTCTCTGATCCAGCGCAAGCAAACTGAAGAAATCCTGCGAATTACTCAAGAACGCTATCACAGCATTGTGGAAAATGCAGTAGAAGGAATCTATCAAACTACCCCTAGCGGTCGTTACCTAAGTTCCAATCAAGCACTGGCAAAAATTTATGGTTATGATTCTCCCGAAGAGTTGATGACAAATCTTCAAAATATAGAAGAGAAGCTTTATGTCGATCCGAATCGAAGGCGCGAGTTTATCGAAGAAATGGAACTGAATAATGCTGTACTCGAATTTGAGGCTCAAGTTTATCGGAAGGATGGCAAAATTATTTGGATTTCTGAAAATGCTCGTGCAGTAAGGGACTCTAAAGAGAAATTGCTTTACTACGAAGGAACTGTTTCTGATATTACCGCTCGAAAAAATGCCCAGGAACAAACAGAAAAGTTATTATTAAATATTCTGCCTCCATCGATTGCGAAACGTTTGCAAGCAAACCAGCAGATTATTGGGGATAGTTTTTCTGATGTAAGTGTTTTATTTGCAGATTTAGTAGGTTTTACTGATTTTGCATCAAACAAAACTTCTACGGAACTCGTAAAGGTTCTAAATCAGATTTTTAGCGAATTCGATCAATTATCTCAACAGCATAATTTAGAGAAAATTAAGACGATTGGGGATGCTTATATGGTGGTGGGAGGAATGCCGACACCTCGTGCCGATCACGCAGATGCGATCGCCCAAATGGCACTCGATATGCAGGCGGCTATTACCCGATTCAACGCCCAAAACGGCGAGAATTTCAGTCTCCGCATCGGGATCAATATCGGTGCGGTGGTAGCTGGGGTGATTGGTTTGACTAAATTTATCTACGATCTGTGGGGGGATACGGTGAATGTGGCTTCCCGGATGGAGTCAACTGGTATCCCTGGTGAAATTCAGGTCACAGCAGCCGTTTACGATCGCTTAAAGGAGCAATTTATTTTGGAAGAACGCGGAACTATTATAATTAAAGGTAAAGGGGAGATGATCACCTATCTTATAATGGGGAGAAAGTCATTTTAG